The stretch of DNA ATAGTGTTCGGGAGTTCTACCGAGATCACCTTGTCGTTGTAAAAAGTCGCTTCGCAGACGTCAGTCATGCCGTCTTCGATGAAGGTCATCACGCCTTCCAGATCGCTTTTTTCGATTTCGTACTGATTGAACTCTTCGTCCATGAAGACATACAGCGGGTCGGCGAAGTAGGAATAGGTCACTTCCTTGCGCTCGAGAATAACCGGCTCCAGCTTGTCATCAGCCTTGTACACGGTTTCGGTCGCCGAACCATTGAGCAGGTTCTTCAGCTTCATCTTGACCACGGCACTGTTACGACCGGACTTGTTGAACTCGGCTTTCTGGATAATCCAGGGTGCGCCGTTGATAACGGCCACTTGGCCGGCACGGAACTCTTGTGCGGTTTTCATACGAATATCCGAATGGAATTAGAGACAAAAAACAGGCCGCGTATCATAGCCAATCTGTGTAAAAAAACACCAGCTTTCCAGCCAGATCCCCGTTGGCGACCTGCTTGTGTGTCCAGCGCTCGGCATGGGCGTTCAGCTCGGCCTCGTGTTCCAGGATGCTTGACCATGCTGCGGCGCTGCCCTCGCCTGCGTTCCAGGCATACCAGAATTTTCGCAGCGCGCCAGCTGGCCCTGGCGCCAAATCACGCAGATAGAGATCGAGGAACGCGTTGAGCTTGTCCCAATGCGCATCCTCCTCCTGGGGGTAGATGTGCCAGACCAGTGGGCGCCCCGCCCATTGAGCGCGGATAAACGATTCCTCGCCGCGCACAGCGTTGAAATCACAGCACCACAGAAGCATGTCGTACTGGTTCTGCGTCATGAACGGCAACACATCGATCTGCAATGCGCCACGCCCATGGCGGTCGCCCGCGCTTAGCTGTTCCAGCCCTAGCCAATGCGCAACATCGGCTAGAACCCGCCCCTCCGGGACCAAAAGATGCGTCGACCGCCGGTCCGCCGCCAGCGCATCCAGCCATCCTGCGACTGCCGGGTTTTCGTACGCGAACAGCGAGAGCAGTCGAGCACCGGGTTGCACATTCAAATCCAAACCGTGCAAAAAGGCTTCACGCAGCGTCGGATCATTCTGAAATGCCTCCCGGCGCGCCAGCAGATCGCCTTCGCGAATAAGCCCGCCGGTACCCTGCTCGAATCCCGGAAAGAAAAAGTATTTCTGCAGGCCATCGGGCTGCATCGAAGGCAACGCGTGGCAGCCCACCACCCAATCTTCGGCACTGAGGTATTCAAGATTGAGCCAGAGGATGCGGCGACCGCTGCCCGCCATCGCCTCGATATAAGCGGCAGGCAATTGGCAGGCGAAGGCTTCGATCACGATGTCCGCCGGTTCAGCGCCCGGCCATTCAGGCGACCAGTGCCGAACCTCAACACCCTCATGCCATTGCTGGCCAGCCGTAGCGCTGGTGCCCGGGCACAGCCGAGCGAACGTAGCGAGGTCATCGACCCATAGCCGAACGCACTGACCGTGCTCGGCGACGAGCTGCCGCGCCAGCCGCCAGGTCACGCCAATATCACCGTAGTTATCCACGACAACGCAGAAAATGTCCCAGCTCGCCTTGACCGACAAACCGTTCTCCTTCGATACACGAGGTAGTAGACCGCTCTGGCGCAGCCTTCTTGAGCGGTAAAGAATACAGGTTAGAAGCACCATGCATCTGTGCAGGCGCAAACGACAACCACGCGAAATCGCCGGAGCCTATGGGCGCCAGGGCGAAATAAACGAAGGGGAAAAGTCAGAGCGTTATGGAGGTGAACCCTACCAGCCACACCCCGGCACACAATGTCACCGCTGCGGCTGCTCCCTTCCGGGCCTGACCGGGTTCACGGCTGATCGTTGCGGGGGGACCGGCAGGGCCCACCATAACAAAACCCGCCTGGCGGCGAGCGGCGCCATTGTACCGGCTTATTCCTAACTTACAACCGGTCTCCGCACGGGTAAGACATTGAGTCTTCGAGCAATAACGACGCGCGGCCTTTTGGCGCGTTGCGCATCAGACCCACCCATCACAGAGCCGCACACCCAGCGACTCAGAACGAACTGGCCGCAGGGTCCTGCAAATCTATCCGTAATGTCGCGCCCCTCAGGCCAAAGCGCAGATGGCCCGTGCATTACCCGCCTGTAAAAAAATGCCGTGAGCCAAACCGCACCGCTCGTCAGCAAGATAAAAGATAGCCCCGCCGTGTGTCTCTCTGCCGCACAGAACCCCTATGCAAATTCGACGGCGTGTTCGAGGATAGGAAGTGCTCGAACGTGCCCACCAACGCGAATGGCACGAGGACCGAACGAACCAGCGCAGTTGTCGCGCAGCGGAGACTGGCGGCGCTATCGAAAGAGGTAAGCATGAGCGAAGCTCCAATTGCCATCGTCGGCACCGGCATCGCCGGGCTTTCCGCCGCGCATGCATTGCATGCAGCGGGACAGCCTGTTCAGTTATTCGACAAGAGCCGCGGTCTCGGCGGACGCATGACCAGCAAACGCAGCGAAGCTGGGCATCTCGACCTCGGGACTCAATACTTCACCAGCCGAGATCGTCGCTTCACTGAAACCGTTCGCCACTGGCAAACCCAAGGCTGGGTTGCCGAGTGGTCGCCCAACCTTTATCAGGCGCGAGAGGGTCTGCTGTCGCCGTCCGCAGATGAACAATTGCGCTGGGTGGGCGTGCCACGCATGAGTGCGATTGCGACGGGCCTGCTTGGTGACCTACCGATCAAGCTGTCCTGCCGGATCACCGATGTATTTCGAGGCGAGGAAAACTGGACGCTGGTCGATGCCGAAGGGAATAACCACGGACCATTCAGTCAGGTGATCATCGCTATTCCGGCGCCGCAGGCAAGCACCTTGCTGGCCTCGGCGCCAAAACTGGCCGCCGTCGCGGCCAGTGTTGCCATGGAGCCTACCTGGTCCGTTGCCCTGGGCTTCGCCAAACCACTCGAAACCAAGGTGGAGGCCTGTTTCGTTCAGGACGACGCCCTTGATTGGCTGGCTCGACACCGCAGCAAGCCCGGGCGCGACGACCTGCAGGATGTCTGGGTACTACATGCGAGCAGCGCGTGGAGCCGGCAACACCTGGACATGTCCCGGGAATCTGTCATCGAACACTTGCACGGCGCCTTCGCTGAACTGATCGACTGCGTCGTGCCCGCACCAGAGTTCACCCTCGCCCACCGCTGGCTCTATGCGCGCCCGAGCCAGTCTCATGAATGGACAGCACTGGCCGACGCTCACCTCGGCCTCTATGCCTGTGGCGATTGGTGCCTCTCAGGCCGCGTCGAAGGAGCATGGCTGAGCGGTCAAGAAGCTGCACGGCGTTTACTCGAACAGCGTTGATCGCGCCCTTGCCGCCGCCTACAGCAGCGGCACTGACATCCATCACTGATGAACCTAAATCTCAGTGAAGGCATGCGTCGTACCCCGTGCGCTCTACCCTAAGGCAGTATCTAGAAACATCATCACCGCAAATCCGCCCATCAGGCCGACCGTCGCCGGCGTCTGATGGCCGTTGCGGTGGGTTTCTGGAATGACCTCGTGCGACACCACAAAAATCATCGCACCGGCTGCCAAGCCGAGACTGACGGGGTACGCGACAGCCAGCCCGCTCGATATCCCCAAGCCCACCAGCGCGCCAATCGGCTCCATCAGCCCCGAGGCGGCGGCAACCAATATCGATCGCCAGGCGGAGAGACCGGTCGTCCGCAGCGCCAAGGCAATCGCCAGGCCTTCCGGAATGTCCTGTATAGCAATTGCCGTGGTGAGAGGCAGCCCCACTTCCAGATCACCATTAGCGAAACTGACCCCGATCGCCATGCCCTCCGGAATGTTGTGGAGGATGATCGCGAAGACAAACAACCACACCCGACTCACTCGCTGATGATGAGGCCCAAAGGCCCCGGCGGCCTCGTGCTCGTGCGGGGTGAAATAATCCAATCCGAGCATCAACAGCACGCCGAACCCGAGCCCAACGACCACCGTTAGCGCCGCAGCTGGCCCACTGCCAAATAGATCACGCGCAGCAGCAAGACCCGGAAGAATCAGCGAAAAGGAGCTGGCCGCGAGCATCATCCCAGCTGCAAAGCCCAGCATGGTGTCCTGTGTGCGTGTGGAAATGTTGCCCAGCGCAATGGCTAGCAGCGCGCCGAAAGCGGTCGTGACGAACCCTGCGGTACCGCCCAATAAGGCATAACGGATATTGCTCTCATCGCCATTCTGGAACGCGCTATAGCCACTGGCACCCAACAACAGCACAACAATCAATACGGTGCCAATCAGCCCCACCGCAATGATCGGATTCGCCTGAGCATGAGCGATCCATGCCGAGCGTAGCGTCGCTGCAGCGCTTTGAGTGCTTGCCATGATGTCAGCCCCGAGATGTAAGTCTTGTCGTCTGCCTACACTGGCGAAGGGGCAACCGAGCGGTCAACCATCGATCTACCCGCGGGCACCACTTCGTGCTAGGCGCGACGAGCGTCTATGTATGGGACCGTAACCGGCTTGCTGAGTTTTGACGGAGTGCCTGGATAAGCTGACTGAGCCCAAGCGGCACCGGTGGCGGCTGCTGATAGGCCAGCGCTGCCCGAATTCCGGGCACAAAAAAAGCGACGCTAAGGTCGCTTTTATTGCGCTGACGATGGGCCTTAGCCTCACACCAGCAAATTTGGAGCGGGAAACGAGACTCGAACTCGCGACCCCGACCTTGGCAAGGTCGTGCTCTACCAACTGAGCTATTCCCGCGGGGTTTACAGCAAATATGGCGTCCCCTAGGGGACTCGAACCCCTGTTACCGCCGTGAAAGGGCGGTGTCCTAGGCCACTAGACGAAGGGGACGCAGCCCGGAAACTACAGCTTTCATTCCGGCTTCCAGCGTCTGCGATGTGCTTCACGCTGCAAGTGGCGCGCATTCTATGGAGCGACGATTAGGCCGTCAAGCGCGATGTGAAAATTTTTTATAGCCTGAATCCACGCGCAGCGTTGCGCTATCAGCTTGCCATCTAACCCACTACACTCGCCATAAAACCGCCCGGTTCGAGAGGTGTGTCTCGTGTCTCCAGTTCTCATTACAGGATTGGTCGTTGCTGGCCTGTTCGTTTTAATAGCGATTGGCGTGATCAATCAGATCGTCGAAAAAAACAATTTGGAAAAGGCCCGCATGCGGGCCGAACTCAGTGATCGCATGCGCCGCTGCGCCAATCTGTCCGAGAGCTTTCCAGGCCAGATGATGACACCCCCGCTGAAGTTGCTGCTGACGCGTCTGGAACTGCATTTGGGCGAACGACTGCTGCCGCTCGACAAAAAGAACCCAGCGCTTGGCGCGCGCGTCGACGCCCTGCGCACCGCCGCGGCCAAGGGTGAAGATATTCCGGTGCAAAACGCGCCGGTAAACGTGGCTACCGAGGCGCAGGCGAAAGAGATTCGCCTGTTGCTCGAGGATTTGCACGCTCTAATCGTTTGGGCGAACAAACAGAATCAGCTCGATACGACTGCCGCCAAACGGTGGATCCAGCAGATCCAGCGGATGATGGTGATGCTGCATGTTGAGTATTTTACCAATGCGGGTAAGCAGGCCCTGCAACAGGGCAGCGCACACAAAGCGCGTTTGGCATTCGAGCGTGGCATTCAACATATTCGCAAGCAGTCGAACCCCGCGGATTATCAGCCCCAGCTGGCGCAGCTCGAGGCGAGCTACGCCCATGCCAACAAGCTGGAGCAGACCCAACAGCAACCGAAACTTGACGAACCCAGCGAGCTGGCGGAAGGTTTGAAAAGCCTCGAAAGCGAAGATGACTGGAAGAAAAACAACATTTACTAAGCGTCGGGCGGGACGAGCACGATCGGAGACGTAGCAGCGCGGCGCGCCAGCACCTCGGTACGTGACACTGCGATTGGAACGCTCGGCGCCCGGCTGCGTAACCTGTCTTGCTGTGGAGAATTTCGATGTCCTTAACCGTATTCGGCGCCCCACTGTCGCCATTCGTTCGTAAGGTACGCCTCTGCCTTCTGGAGAAAGGCCTGGATTACCAGCTCGAAGTCGTCATGCCGTTCACTCCCCCTGATTGG from Pseudomonas sp. DNDY-54 encodes:
- the efp gene encoding elongation factor P, with product MKTAQEFRAGQVAVINGAPWIIQKAEFNKSGRNSAVVKMKLKNLLNGSATETVYKADDKLEPVILERKEVTYSYFADPLYVFMDEEFNQYEIEKSDLEGVMTFIEDGMTDVCEATFYNDKVISVELPNTIVREIVYTEPSVRGDTSGKVMKTARLKNGAELQVSAFCEIGDSIEIDTRTGEYKSRIKA
- the earP gene encoding elongation factor P maturation arginine rhamnosyltransferase EarP, which translates into the protein MSVKASWDIFCVVVDNYGDIGVTWRLARQLVAEHGQCVRLWVDDLATFARLCPGTSATAGQQWHEGVEVRHWSPEWPGAEPADIVIEAFACQLPAAYIEAMAGSGRRILWLNLEYLSAEDWVVGCHALPSMQPDGLQKYFFFPGFEQGTGGLIREGDLLARREAFQNDPTLREAFLHGLDLNVQPGARLLSLFAYENPAVAGWLDALAADRRSTHLLVPEGRVLADVAHWLGLEQLSAGDRHGRGALQIDVLPFMTQNQYDMLLWCCDFNAVRGEESFIRAQWAGRPLVWHIYPQEEDAHWDKLNAFLDLYLRDLAPGPAGALRKFWYAWNAGEGSAAAWSSILEHEAELNAHAERWTHKQVANGDLAGKLVFFYTDWL
- a CDS encoding NAD(P)/FAD-dependent oxidoreductase, which gives rise to MSEAPIAIVGTGIAGLSAAHALHAAGQPVQLFDKSRGLGGRMTSKRSEAGHLDLGTQYFTSRDRRFTETVRHWQTQGWVAEWSPNLYQAREGLLSPSADEQLRWVGVPRMSAIATGLLGDLPIKLSCRITDVFRGEENWTLVDAEGNNHGPFSQVIIAIPAPQASTLLASAPKLAAVAASVAMEPTWSVALGFAKPLETKVEACFVQDDALDWLARHRSKPGRDDLQDVWVLHASSAWSRQHLDMSRESVIEHLHGAFAELIDCVVPAPEFTLAHRWLYARPSQSHEWTALADAHLGLYACGDWCLSGRVEGAWLSGQEAARRLLEQR
- a CDS encoding ZIP family metal transporter, whose protein sequence is MASTQSAAATLRSAWIAHAQANPIIAVGLIGTVLIVVLLLGASGYSAFQNGDESNIRYALLGGTAGFVTTAFGALLAIALGNISTRTQDTMLGFAAGMMLAASSFSLILPGLAAARDLFGSGPAAALTVVVGLGFGVLLMLGLDYFTPHEHEAAGAFGPHHQRVSRVWLFVFAIILHNIPEGMAIGVSFANGDLEVGLPLTTAIAIQDIPEGLAIALALRTTGLSAWRSILVAAASGLMEPIGALVGLGISSGLAVAYPVSLGLAAGAMIFVVSHEVIPETHRNGHQTPATVGLMGGFAVMMFLDTALG